A DNA window from Penaeus vannamei isolate JL-2024 chromosome 5, ASM4276789v1, whole genome shotgun sequence contains the following coding sequences:
- the LOC138861755 gene encoding uncharacterized protein: MKESETPPIPMKESETPTILIKESEKPPIPLKECETPPIPMKDSERPTIPIKESKTPPIQFETPPIPLKESDTPHIPVEESEKASTPLKESETPPIPFERVRNTPIHLKEVRNTPYPRSETPTILIKESETPPIPLKECETPPIPMKDSERPTIPIQESKTPPIQFETPPIPLKESDTPHIPVEESEKASTPLKESETPPIPFERVRNTHNPYKRVRNTPSPLERSETPPIPLEVSGPPPILLKESETPPLHVKESDTPRIPLEESENPPIPLKESEPPIPLKESETPPIPLKESETPLIPLNEAETPPIPMKESETPTILIKESETPPIPLKECETPPIPLKEFETPPIPLKESDTPHIPVEESEKASTPLKEVRNTPIPLKVSETPPIPLKEFETPPIPLKESDTPHIPVEESEKASTPLKESETPPIPFERSETPPIPLEESGTPPILLKESETPPIHVKESDTPRIPLEESENPPIPLKESEPPIPLKESETPPIPLKESETLPIPLNEAETPPIPMKESETPTILIKESETPPIPLKECETPPIPMKDSERPTIPIKESKTPFQRI, translated from the exons atgaaagagtctgaaacaccccctatccctatgaaagagtccgaaacacccacaATCCTTATAAAAGAGTCCGAAAAaccccctatccccttgaaagagtgtgaaacaccccctatccctatgaAAGATTCCGAAAGACCAACAATCCCTATAAAAGAGTCCAAAACACCCCCTATCC agtttgaaacaccccctatccccttgaaagagtccgaCACACCCCATATCCCTGTGGAAGAGTCCGAAAAAGCCTCtacccctttgaaagagtccgaaacaccccctatcccttttgaaagagtccgaaacacccctatccatttgaaaga agtccgaaacaccccctatccacgGTCTGAAACACCCACAATCCTTataaaagagtccgaaacaccccctatccccttgaaagagtgtgaaacaccccctatccctatgaAAGATTCCGAAAGACCAACAATCCCTATACAAGAGTCCAAAACACCCCCTATCC agtttgaaacaccccctatccccttgaaagagtccgaCACACCCCATATCCCTGTGGAAGAGTCCGAAAAAGCCTCtacccctttgaaagagtccgaaacaccccctatcccttttgaaagagtccgaaacacccacaATCCTTataaaagagtccgaaacaccccctctccccttgaaAGA tccgaaacaccccctataccTTTGGAAGTGTCCGGACCACCCCCTATccttttgaaagagtccgaaacaccccctctCCACGTGAAAGAGTCCGACACACCCCGTATCCCTTTGGAAGAGTCCGAAaacccccctatccctttgaaagagtccgaaccccctatccctttgaaagagtccgaaacaccccctatccctttgaaagagtccgaaacaccccttaTCCCCTTGAACGAggccgaaacaccccctatccctatgaaagagtccgaaacacccacaATCCTTataaaagagtccgaaacaccccctatccccttgaaagagtgtgaaacaccccctatccctttgaaagagtttgaaacaccccctatccccttgaaagagtccgaCACACCCCATATCCCTGTGGAAGAGTCCGAAAAAGCCTCtacccctttgaaaga agtccgaaacacccctataCCTTTGAAAgtgtccgaaacaccccctatccctttgaaagagtttgaaacaccccctatccccttgaaagagtccgaCACACCCCATATCCCTGTGGAAGAGTCCGAAAAAGCCTCtacccctttgaaagagtccgaaacaccccctatcccttttgaaaga tccgaaacaccccctataccTTTGGAAGAGTCCGGAACACCCCCTATccttttgaaagagtccgaaacaccccctatccacgTGAAAGAGTCCGACACACCCCGTATCCCTTTGGAAGAGTCCGAAaacccccctatccctttgaaagagtccgaaccccctatccctttgaaagagtccgaaacacccccaatccccttgaaagagtccgaaacactccCTATCCCCTTGAACGAggccgaaacaccccctatccctatgaaagagtccgaaaccCCCACAATCCTTataaaagagtccgaaacaccccctatccccttgaaagagtgtgaaacaccccctatccctatgaAAGATTCCGAAAGACCAACAATCCCTATAAAAGAGTCCAAAACACCGTTTCAAAGAATCTGA
- the LOC138861754 gene encoding uncharacterized protein, giving the protein MEESETPTILIKESETPPIPLKECETPPIPMKDSERPTIPIQESKTPPIQSETLPIPLNEAENPPIPLKESEPPIPLKESETLPIPLNEAEPPPIPMKESETPPIPMKESETPPIPLKKSETPPIPLKESETPPIPLKECETPPIPMKDSERPTIPIKESKTPFQRI; this is encoded by the exons atggAAGAGTCTGAAACACCCACAATCCTTataaaagagtccgaaacaccccctatccccttgaaagagtgtgaaacaccccctatccctatgaAAGATTCCGAAAGACCAACAATCCCTATACAAGAGTCCAAAACACCTCCTATCC agtccgaaacactccCTATCCCGTTGAACGAGGCCGAAaacccccctatccctttgaaagagtccgaaccccctatccctttgaaagagtccgaaacactccCTATCCCCTTGAACGAGGCCGAAccaccccctatccctatgaaagagtctgaaacaccccctatccctatgaaagagtccgaaacaccccctattcCCTTGAaaaagtccgaaacaccccctatccccttgaaagagtccgaaacgcCCCCTATACCCTTGAAAGAGtgtgaaacaccccctatccctatgaAAGATTCCGAAAGACCAACAATCCCTATAAAAGAGTCCAAAACACCGTTTCAAAGAATCTGA